AATTGAGGGGATTGAAAGGACTTCTGATACCAATCTTGTTGATTTTGAGGGAAATGAAAGTGTGCATTTGCTTTCAAATGCATTGCTAGATGGTCACTCAAGATTTCTTAAGGTATTGTTGTGACATTCTGATTCTATTAAGAATATTGGAGTACATTCTCATGATAATTCCTTCGCATTATTTTCGTTTACTAttgaatttttgtttatttcagTTGGTGTTTCTGGCACATAGTTTCGTAGCATAATCGGCAAGCTTGTATAATTAGATACTAACAAATCCTGTATTGCCTGAGTTGATGTTTCGACATGCATGCATCGTGCAAGGAGTGTACTCCCACAGCAATGAATGTGATCTGCTGAAAGCACCCCAAAATAGTTGCCTTTTGATGCAACTGATTGCTATATCATCTAAATCATTGGCTTTTCGATTGCAGATCAAAGACCGCTCAACTGTGCCTCTGCTATTAGTGGGTTCTACTGGTTCAATCAGTTATTGGCAAGAGCTTTTCTCAGACCATGACTACTTTGCATTTGACCCTCAGAAGGTTTGTTCTGTCAATACTTCTGACAATCACTTACATGTATCTGAAGATAAGCGATGTACGTTTCTTTATAATATGTGTCTTATGAGCATGCAAATTTGGCTGATGCATTTTCTGCCATGCATCTCCCAACAGGTCTGGTTTTTGGAAGAAGAAAAGCTTCCTCTTGTTAGTAGCTCAGTTGCAGAAGATGGCAAGCATAAGATCCTGATGAAGTCACCATGGGAGTTCCTCCAGAGACCAATTGGATCGGGAGGCGTGATCAGCCTGCTTTCGTCCCAGGACTCATTACTAGACGAACTTGGCGAACTGGGCGTTGAGTACATCCAAGTAAGACGCCTGTAGCACATAATTCATCATCTTTGAATTATAGAGTGTTTGCTTTCTGAACCATCCCCCTCCCATGATTGAAGAATGTTGTCCTTGCATTAACATAGCGGCACGTCTTGCAGGTCCGCAAGATCAGTGAAGAACACGAGAGTGACCACGCCCTCGTTGGTCTTGTCGATTCGTGCAAGGCAAATGTAGGACTGCGCGCCTTCAAAGACGTGACATCTGAAGAGAATATAGATGTGATATTGTCCATGAGTTTCTTGAGGAAGTTGGTGAAACAGGTAAACAAATTGCAGTTTGAAGGTGTTGAGAGCTGCAATTCATACGTCGAGAAGGTTGAGAAAGATTTCGTCGATGTTAAACCAACGGCTCCCAACTCTTATGAGTTTCGTTCTTCAATATATTACTGCTTGGATGATGCTCCTCCAAACAAGATATGTGTTTTAATGGATGGATAAAGCGCATGCAAATTTCGTGTAATACCATTTTAAACTTCAATAGAAAACATATTCCTTTTTAATTAGTCACGAAAATTCCTTTTTTCTTCATGTTCACTAGTTATGCTAGTTTTTATCTAGGAAAGAATATATGATGTGATGgtttaaaaagtaaaatgagATTATTTCATACACGAAGGGTGTAGTATATTAGATGGAATTTATTTTAACAATAAATTGATGATGTATAATACTTTCTCCTCCCATAAAAATATGTGTAAGTATAAtatgagacggatggagtagaaATCTTGTAAAGTGTAGTGTTATTGGAGAAATTATCTCACTTTAATTATGATGTTTAGTGggagaattattattataaatgggggtatgaattttaaaaaatcttgtAAAGTGTAGTGTTATTGGAGAAATGGTTCCATTTTGATTGAGATGTTTagtgaaaaaaattattactataaattgcatttttttatgggacgaatgaagtataattaacaaaaaaattgatgttttgataaaatcattaaaaaggaTAAAATGCTATGTATCATCATTAAACTAGAGAGACCtaataaaatgacaaaaattgtAGAGTGACCTATAGAAAAATAGTTAATCTACAAAAACCTCTAATATGTTGTGCATAAAATATGCAATAAATTCGACATACAATATAgtatcattatttatttattatttaatctaCAAAACCCTAATCGAATGCATACTGCCCCATCTATATAAACCACCGAGCAATTAGCCCTCTTTGCAAAGGGGCGGCTGAGCGAAAcacaaaaccctaatttcacaGACACAGTAAGCCAAATCATTTTCTCAGCTTAGTTTACGTGTTCCATTTATGCATTCTGTTACCGATTAACTCCACTGAACGATACGAgtgatttattttccatttcttGTTTGAATTATAGGAGTGAGTAGCAATGGCGGTGCCATTACTCGATAAAAGGATCATCAAGAAGAGGGTGAAGAAATTCAAGAGGACGCAGAGCGATCGGTTCGTTTCTGTCAAggtatatttttgttatttggatttttttttttaaattgtaggGTTTAAGGGAATATGATGATAGTAGATATGTCGCCCCAGTCTTAATTTGCATCTACTCAAGATGTAATGTGGTGATTGACACTTGATCTGATTCCACTATAttgttttttttggtttttttttgttttttttccctttcatatatatttttatgtatatttAGAAGTTTGTAATTGAGAAGTGCAAGAAGAGGCGTGATGATACTTACCCATACACCAATTCTGTATTTGGATGATGATTATTGAAACATGCACTACCATCTGATCTCTCTTGCACTTTTTTTCATTTGTATACGGTATACCTATTTATCTGTATCCGGTGCATCTATCCATGATGTAGTTTAATAGTTGCTGATTTCCTGTGATTATCACAAATAAATTCACCATCTTTCGACTGAGATTGATGCCACGGATCACATTTCTCCACTTTTAATTTCTCATACATTTTATTAGGATAAAAATTTACGATCTGCCCGTGGTATCTGATGTCCTGAATTGTATTGTTTCTGGACATCTCGTTTAAAGGGCATAAATTAGCTTCCAAAACAGGTCTTGCGACACAGATTGCTTTTGAATTATAAGCTTTCTGTTACTTTAATCCTGCTTATATATTTCTGTCTTAAATTTGTAGCTTCTACTTAATAGTCTAAGTTATTATTTGTTTCCATTGTAAACTTAATAGAATGTTATACTGTATTAGGGTAAAAATATACTTTCTGCCCATGGTATCTAATGTCCTGAATTATTTTGTTTCTTGACATCTCGTTTTAAGGGCACAAATTAACTTGGGAAACAGGTCTTGCGACACAGATAGCTTCTGAATAATAAGCTTTCTGTTACTTTAATCCTGCTTATatatttcctttgtcaaaattTCTTGCttccaccaaataattttttttttatgtttccaTTTTAAACTTGTGAGTTGTGAAATGTTATATgccaaattttgaatttgactgCTGGGGGCTGACTGCTTTGTTTGTTGTATCCGTGACAGACAAACTGGCGTAGACCGAAGGGTATTGATTCCCGGGTCAGACGAAAGTTCAAGGGATCCGTGTTGATGCCCAACATTGGGTATGGATCTGACAAGAAGACCCGCCATTATCTGCCCAATGGTTTCAAGAAGTTCCTTGTTCACAATGTTAAGGAGCTGGAGTTGCTCATGATGCACAACAGGTAATGAGATTGGTTATTGTTAAGTTGCTTCACTTTTGTTCAAAATCTTGTTTTGTCAAATAACAAATAAGATAAATGTCTTATATCAGGAGATACTGTGCTGAAATTGCACACAACATTTCCACAAGGAAGAGGAAGGATATCGTTGAACGTGCTGCTCAGCTTGATGTCGTTGTTACCAACAAGCTTGCTCGTCTGCAAAGCCAAGAGGATGAATGAGCTCTTTAGGAATATGTTATTCTGCATTACGATACTGATCAATGTATTGCTTTGCTGAGTTTTGCTAGTTAGCTGTCACTTAACATTGCggtatttttatctatttttatattttcatttggCATTCTCTTGTTTGTAAAGGATATACTAGTTTTAGTATTGCATTCTGAAAGCTCCAGAGATACCCATATTTGTTTAGAGGcaactttttctattttttagttTCGCACCCTAATTTTAGAATTTGTCTACAAATACTTgaactttgtattcttttttattttgtattcaCTTGTTGATATGGTAGTCGAATTACATGCTCTAGATTTTACACTGATAACAAATTTATCTACTTCATTATGCACTTTAAATTTCCTTTTCAATTTGGCTGTCACGTTGTGTGCAAAATTCAAAAAAGTATAAAGTTCAGTATTTATAGGTAGTTCGACGTgtgcaaaattagaaaaaatataaaattcaggTGTTTAAATGCACATTTTTATATTGAGGTGCAAAATTAGAAAATGGGAAAAGTTAGGTATTTACAGATGAATACTccaattaaatatttgattaactATAGTGAATCATCTTCATGTATGTTGCTTGATCGATCATTTTccaattaaatatttgattaactATAGTGAATCATCTTCATGTATGTTGCTTGATCGATCATTTTCCTTTGCTGAAGCAGCACAGGGCTAATGATATACTTTCCGGCCAAAACGCTACATTTACTTTTCGACatgggatttaaggagttgtagattaatgttttaagtgtgtaaaaataaagtgataaagtagaagagagaaagtgataaagtaagaaatgGCTAATGATATAGTCacggacggagccaggggggctagagccccctcccaaattttgagttttttttttttttttttaaaaatatatatagatatatgtttatacctattataaaataattttattttataaaagagtatttggttattatattctctcatatatatacttaatttaaggataattccattatttaaaactatataatctatgaaatattgtttgttattattactattatacttgtcttttaataaaaaatgcctaatatgtatgaaatgctaaaaaaatttataatgtattgaaactaatttataatatatagaaaatatataatctatgagcatgttgtttgttattattattattatgcttgccttttaataaaaaatgtcttaaatatacggaatgtccaaaaaaagttttgtgatatattgaaattatataatatatgaaaatattgttcgttattattagtattatgctcgtattttaataaaaaaaataccttaaatatacagaatgcccaaaaaaaaatttctcgggggcGGCCCCCGTACAATTTCAGCCCCCCgaaattaattcctggctccgtccctggatATAGTAGTATAAATTACTTGATTATTTGATTGATCTTTTTCACTTGGCGATTTCTCgcaataaagaaaaagaatttagtaaAACTGGGAGGAAAGAAGAAAACAGCGTAATGAAGTTGTTCGTGTTTTGTGTTCCCTTGCGTGAACACGAAGCATCAATCACCATCTTTACAACCCCACAGAACATACAAGGTTGCAAGAAAAGAACCCAAAACTCATCACACCACCATACTTATAATAAGCTCTGTTTGGCGCAGAAACATTGCAGCAATCTCAGTCGTCGAGTAAATGGCGTCGCCGCGGCTGAGAAAAGCAGCACATGTGCTTCTGTATCTCAACTTGTGCATGTACGCAACTGTTTTGGGCATCGGCGGCTGGGCCATGAACAGAGCAATCGACCACGGCTTCCTCATCGGTAAACATATAGTTGCTGCATaaatatctctctctctttctctctctactcaTCGCTTCGGAATCCCTTTCGACAGATAAAGGCTTTGATCTGCCTGCCCATTTCTCGCCTATATACTTCCCCATGGGAAACGCCGCCGCCGGATTCTTCGTCGTCTTCGCTTTGATCGCCAGCGTCTTCGGAGTTGCTTCGGCTATCTCTGGACTCAACCATGTTCGTTACTGGGGCATAGATAGCCTGCCGGCTGCCGCCGTCGCCGGCACCATTGCGTGGGCTCTTACGCTTCTGGCCATGGGGTAGTTTGTTTTTCTTCTGctcatctttctttcttcctttttctttttctttttcttttgcatttaatggtgtttgtttttttttttttttgacagaTTTGCGTGGAAAGAGATCGATTTGAGCGGCAGAAATAGCCGTTTGGTGAGATGAATAGAAATCGGTTTTTACAGTTGGATTTTCTTTGGCAAGAATGAATGGTGATGTTTTGTTTATGGTTGGTTGGTTGGTTGCAGATAACAATGGAAGCTTTCATCATAATCCTGTCAGCTACTCAGCTCTTCTACGTCGGCGCCATCCACGGCGGTGCCGCCATGGAGGTCACCGCCGTGAAGTCAGCCACGCCGTCAAAACCAGAAACAACCGTTTGATGTTTGTTTCTAGGAGTTTTTTTCTATTCGTTTTGTGTTGTTTTTGCAAATAGTAGAGATGGACCTCTCAAATCAAAtccaataataaataaataaaagtgacgGTTGTTGCAAAATACTCGACGTTTTTATTGATGTAAGGGACAGTTGCAGCATAATAATTTCACAAGAAATTCTATGTCTATATACCCCACTGCAAAATCAACAAGAAAGGCAGAATTTAGCTGCTTTCGCCACAACTTCCCCTCAGCCTCGGGCACAATCCTTTCATGTCGTTCGCGTCTGCTTCAAGAAGATTCTAGAATTCAGCAAATACATTCAATGCATTTTCTGCTTT
The genomic region above belongs to Salvia miltiorrhiza cultivar Shanhuang (shh) chromosome 5, IMPLAD_Smil_shh, whole genome shotgun sequence and contains:
- the LOC130985335 gene encoding membrane protein PM19L-like — protein: MASPRLRKAAHVLLYLNLCMYATVLGIGGWAMNRAIDHGFLIDKGFDLPAHFSPIYFPMGNAAAGFFVVFALIASVFGVASAISGLNHVRYWGIDSLPAAAVAGTIAWALTLLAMGFAWKEIDLSGRNSRLITMEAFIIILSATQLFYVGAIHGGAAMEVTAVKSATPSKPETTV
- the LOC130985341 gene encoding 60S ribosomal protein L32-1, coding for MAVPLLDKRIIKKRVKKFKRTQSDRFVSVKTNWRRPKGIDSRVRRKFKGSVLMPNIGYGSDKKTRHYLPNGFKKFLVHNVKELELLMMHNRRYCAEIAHNISTRKRKDIVERAAQLDVVVTNKLARLQSQEDE